A single region of the Salarchaeum japonicum genome encodes:
- a CDS encoding ATP-binding cassette domain-containing protein, giving the protein MRVETLTKRYGDVVAVDDVTLDFAPGVHCVAGPNGSGKTTLLRCLAGLTRPTSGAVERTGRVNYAFQTPSVYHDLTVADNLAVFAGFADEPREWRATLEDRLGLAPMRDRPASALSDGYRKRLDLALALLDRPDVLVLDEPLADLDPATRDAIVDTIEAYATDDRYVLASTHNLDRFDGLADRLTVMSLGRVVADLERDDWSDPETAYERALREHGWG; this is encoded by the coding sequence ATGCGCGTCGAAACCCTCACCAAACGCTACGGGGACGTGGTCGCCGTGGACGACGTGACGCTCGACTTCGCGCCCGGCGTCCACTGCGTCGCCGGCCCGAACGGCAGCGGGAAGACCACCCTGTTGCGGTGTCTCGCCGGCCTCACGCGGCCCACGTCCGGCGCGGTGGAGCGAACCGGGCGCGTGAACTACGCGTTCCAGACGCCGAGCGTCTACCACGACCTCACCGTCGCCGACAACCTCGCCGTCTTCGCCGGGTTCGCGGACGAACCCCGGGAGTGGCGCGCGACCCTCGAAGACCGCCTCGGCCTCGCGCCGATGCGCGACCGCCCGGCGAGCGCGCTCTCGGACGGCTACCGCAAGCGCCTCGACCTCGCGCTCGCCCTCCTCGACCGCCCGGACGTACTCGTCCTCGACGAACCGCTCGCCGACCTCGACCCCGCCACCCGGGACGCCATCGTGGACACCATCGAGGCGTACGCGACCGACGACCGGTACGTGCTCGCGTCCACGCACAACCTCGACCGGTTCGACGGCCTCGCCGACCGCCTCACCGTCATGTCGCTCGGGCGCGTCGTCGCCGACCTCGAACGCGACGACTGGAGCGACCCCGAGACGGCGTACGAGCGCGCCCTGCGAGAACACGGGTGGGGGTAA
- a CDS encoding DUF7128 family protein, with translation MVEETTRDDMTWYACEKCGLMFDDPDDAAQHEENCDAEDPSYLQ, from the coding sequence ATGGTCGAAGAGACGACGCGCGACGACATGACGTGGTACGCCTGCGAGAAGTGCGGGCTGATGTTCGACGACCCGGACGACGCCGCACAACACGAGGAGAACTGCGATGCCGAAGACCCCTCCTACCTCCAGTAA
- a CDS encoding DUF5796 family protein, protein MSGRSDVAPDTLDVELAADGVAVEYADGRRTFYHGVPEKVEGTLRAQPGRDVHVLVTDPDGTEGALTYVNDRMTSDEILEETGVGRVLLDADGEKTVFPGVTVRRDGYAIEVEADPEAAGGRVFVFEEDELSEYSYEFA, encoded by the coding sequence ATGAGCGGACGTAGCGACGTGGCTCCGGACACGCTGGACGTGGAACTCGCGGCGGACGGCGTCGCCGTGGAGTACGCGGACGGCCGCCGCACGTTCTACCACGGCGTCCCGGAGAAAGTCGAAGGAACGCTGCGCGCACAGCCCGGACGGGACGTGCACGTGCTCGTCACCGACCCGGACGGGACGGAGGGCGCGCTGACGTACGTGAACGACCGGATGACGAGCGACGAAATCCTGGAGGAGACCGGTGTTGGGCGCGTCCTCCTCGACGCCGACGGGGAGAAGACGGTGTTCCCGGGGGTGACGGTGCGCCGGGACGGGTACGCCATCGAGGTCGAGGCCGACCCCGAGGCGGCGGGCGGGCGAGTGTTCGTCTTTGAGGAGGACGAACTGAGCGAGTACAGCTACGAGTTCGCCTGA